A region from the Lolium perenne isolate Kyuss_39 chromosome 4, Kyuss_2.0, whole genome shotgun sequence genome encodes:
- the LOC127293958 gene encoding uncharacterized protein, producing the protein MDNISSRYEIPRTAEFLRGRAYTRVALQFPDELLKDAAPVARALRRELGGGGTKLFVMADTAYNSCCVDEVGASAIDAQCVVHYGHSCMSPTSNLPAFFVFGKAPLDVGACCRSLLDCSRESNKRILVLCGLEYAHALDDLKGAAAELCKSDSCNHEIQYADVMCSEMSPSSSPTAEEQCPQSNESTHNDDLANFVNSCCNVEGSMRKYNLGGLTWSISIDEKIDDYLLYWIGEDNSAFANVALTFNKCDIVRYDTVANQLSRDVSHLMKILRRRYYLVEKAKDANIIGILVGTLGVAGYLDIIEQMKNLIRAAGKKSYTLVMGRPNSAKLANFPECEVFVYVSCAQTALLDSKEFLAPVITPFEAVLAFSRGREWTGEYLLDFKDLITSEKPEVASRSKEARFSFIKGGYVEDDFPQENEEHPETSLALAELTEKALSVRNQNNDAVLYQGGAKSAIDYLKARSYRGLTGEYEVAPDTVLIGRTGRAAVYSDEKTKQ; encoded by the exons ATGGACAACATCAGCTCGAGGTATGAGATCCCGCGGACGGCCGAGTTCCTGCGGGGCCGCGCCTACACCAGGGTCGCCCTCCAG TTCCCGGACGAGCTGCTCAAGGACGCGGCGCCGGTGGCGCGGGCGCTGCGCAGGgagctcggcggcggcgggaccAAGCTGTTCGTCATGGCCGACACCGCCTACAACTCGTGCTGCGTCGACGAGGTGGGGGCGTCCGCCATCGACGCCCAGTGCGTCGTCCACTACGGCCACTCCTGCATGAGCCC AACATCGAATTTGCCTGCTTTCTTCGTATTCGGGAAGGCGCCGTTGGATGTCGGCGCGTGCTGCCGCTCATTGCTGGATTGCTCGAGAGAAAGCAATAAACGCATTCTT GTGTTATGTGGATTGGAGTATGCACATGCCTTGGATGATCTTAAAGGAGCAGCTGCGGAATTATGCAAATCAGATTCTTGCAATCATGAAATTCAGTATGCAGATGTTATGTGTTCGGAAATGAGTCCTTCATCAAGTCCTACTGCAGAAGAGCAATGCCCTCAGTCCAATGAAAGCACACACAATGATGATTTGGCGAATTTTGTGAATAGTTGTTGTAATGTGGAAGGGTCCATGCGCAAATATAATCTTGGAGGCCTTACGTGGAGTATATCGATAGATGAGAAAATAGATGACTATTTGTTATACTGGATTGGGGAAGATAACTCTGCTTTTGCTAATGTTGCACTTACTTTCAATAAATGCGATATAG TTAGGTATGACACGGTGGCAAATCAATTGTCAAGGGATGTCTCTCATCTAATGAAAATTCTTAGGCGCAG ATATTACCTGGTCGAGAAGGCAAAGGATGCAAACATCATTGGCATTTTGGTGGGAACTCTAGGTGTTG CTGGTTATCTTGACATAATTGAACAAATGAAAAATCTGATCAGAGCTGCTGGAAAGAAATCTTATACGCTGGTCATGGGACGGCCTAATTCTGCAAAACTTGCCAATTTTCCAGAG TGTGAAGTTTTTGTATATGTTTCTTGTGCCCAAACTGCTCTATTGGATAGCAAAGAATTTTTAGCCCCAGTTATCACACCATTTGAAGCTGTATTAGCTTTTAGCAG GGGAAGAGAATGGACTGGAGAATATCTTTTGGATTTCAAGGATTTGATTACTTCAGAGAAACCTGAAGTTGCAAGCAGAAGTAAAGAAGCACGATTTTCTTTTATCAAAGGTGGCTATGTTGAAGATGATTTTCCTCAAG AAAATGAAGAGCATCCGGAAACATCACTTGCACTGGCTGAGCTAACGGAGAAGGCCCTTAGTGTCCGAAACCAAAATAACGATGCAGTTCTCTACCAAGGAGGTGCCAAGTCTGCGATCGACTACCTCAAGGCACGGTCCTACCGTGGTCTCACTGGAGAATACGAGGTAGCACCAGACACGGTCTTGATAGGCAGGACAGGGAGGGCTGCTGTTTACTCTGACGAGAAAACAAAGCAATGA